A part of Antennarius striatus isolate MH-2024 chromosome 21, ASM4005453v1, whole genome shotgun sequence genomic DNA contains:
- the LOC137588664 gene encoding CD209 antigen-like protein B isoform X1, with product MRGRWWRFWTDSPTSGSVTSVKQEQEKSSDCLGTRKSASRLRICPVICLSALSLLLLVTCVALSVLYNYQTNQKRPEWKSFLFDFQNISNSYLVLSEANSELRRENYLLKERHALLEEQIELLNRTSITLISVNHTLSLERVMLMEQIGNLTSTNSQLTQEHRHLVHYTSKQEEEKQNMSKTIKDMVNNNAQREEEEQRLIEVNGLLGDELFQVKEQSQELLQTNNRFQEEINNLNQQVNALLSKECEDVSKHSTEIQERVISLQEQNQDLRKIMMKERQEAEEREEKRRNEINDMVADMHSVKDAYRSLDLYCPVVDQETRERHCKTCQDGWRLFEKKCYYFSSDMLTWNSSRAWCQTQGGDLVVINSELEHSFLFKTTHTLDESSTRLWIGMTDAKAEGEWLWVDGSSVASDVQFWLTRPGEEAEPDDWKLNNSVGEDCGHIDTSEALLMSWMDGACTISYRWICEKTF from the exons ATGCGGGGCAGATGGTGGCGCTTTTGGACTGACAGTCCAACATCAGGCTCAGTGACTTCAGTCAAGCAGGAACAGGAAAAAT CTTCAGATTGCCTGGGTACCAGAAAAAGTGCGAGCCGTCTCCGGATCTGTCCAGTGATTTGCCTTTCTGCACTCTCCTTGTTGCTGCTTGTGACCTGTGTGGCACTTTCTGTGTTGT atAACTATCAGACAAACCAGAAAAGGCCAGAATGGAAAAGCTTCTTGTTTGACTTTCAGAATATCAGTAACAGTTACCTCGTTCTTAGCGAAGCAAACAGTGAACTGAGAAGAGAAAATTACTTATTGAAGGAGCGTCACGCCTTGCTGGAGGAGCAGATTGAACTCCTTAACAGGACTTCAATCACACTGATATCTGTTAATCACACTTTGAGTTTGGAAAGGGTCATGTTAATGGAGCAAATTGGGAATCTAACCTCCACAAACTCACAACTCACACAAGAACACAGGCATCTGGTCCATTACACATccaagcaggaggaggagaagcagaacaTGTCTAAAACTATTAAGGACATGGTCAACAATAATGctcagagggaggaagaggaacaacGACTTATTGAGGTGAATGGTCTCCTAGGGGATGAGTTGTTTCAAGTGAAGGAACAAAGTCAAGAACTTTTACAAACCAACAACAGGTTTCAAGAAGAAATTAACAATTTGAACCAGCAAGTCAATGCTCTGTTGAGCAAGGAGTGTGAGGATGTGTCCAAACACAGCACGGAAATCCAGGAGAGAGTAATATCGCTTCAAGAGCAAAACCAGGACCTgagaaaaataatgatgaaagaGAGGCAGGAAGCTGAAGAGcgagaagaaaagaggagaaacgaGATCAACGACATGGTAGCAGACATGCATTCAGTGAAGGATGCCTACCGCTCATTAGACCTTTACTGCCCTGTAGTTGACCAGGAGACTAGAG AACGACACTGCAAAACCTGTCAGGACGGCTGGAGACTGTTTGAGAAAAAGTGTTACTACTTCTCGTCTGACATGCTCACTTGGAACTCCAGCAGGGCCTGGTGCCAGACGCAGGGCGGCGACCTGGTTGTGATCAACAGTGAACTAGAGCAT agctttctttttaaaaccacTCACACTCTGGATGAGAGCAGCACCAGGCTATGGATCGGTATGACAGACGCAAAAGCGGAGGGTGAATGGCTCTGGGTGGATGGCAGCTCAGTTGCGTCCGATGTGCA GTTCTGGTTGACCAGACCAGGAGAAGAGGCTGAGCCTGATGACTGGAAGCTGAACAATTCCGTCGGAGAAGACTGTGGGCACATCGACACCAGTGAAGCATTACTCATGTCCTGGATGGATGGTGCCTGCACAATATCTTATAGGTGGATCTGTGAGAAGACGTTTTAA
- the LOC137588687 gene encoding receptor activity-modifying protein 1 isoform X1: MILYLLFPGLILGVVESLIANVTLEELSQAERNRTISTTKPENLSISLFKDENEVLMSQIEEELQNKTSAVITEDDERFQNKVIHFSARRCHQDLLKEFSHSICGAAFHTEMLSISSDKWCVLENIIGPYNNMTLCLEEVTNLLGCYYPNTDTQDFFLYIHSLYFQDCSQEEFLLVDAPQGLVIVLTLIPVSIIPVLVYLVVWKSKVQK; the protein is encoded by the exons ATGATCCTGTACCTGCTCTTCCCTGGTCTTATCCTCG GCGTTGTGGAATCTTTGATAGCCAATGTGACACTGGAAGAGTTGAGCCAAGCTGAGAGGAACCGAACAATCA GTACAACTAAACCAGAAAACTTGAGTATCAGCCTGTTCAAAGATGAGAACGAGGTGCTGATGAGTCAAATTGAGGAAGAATTACAAAACAAGACGTCTGCTGTTATCACTGAAGATGATG AACGTTTTCAGAACAAGGTAATACATTTCTCAGCCAGGCGCTGTCATCAGGACTTGCTGAAGGAGTTCAGTCACAGCATCTGTGGAGCAGCTTTCCACACAGAAATGCTTTCAATCAGCAGCGACAAATGGTGTGTCCTGGAAAATATAATCGG GCCGTACAACAACATGACGTTATGCTTGGAGGAGGTTACAAATTTACTTGGCTGTTATTACCCAAACACAGACACTCAAGACTTCTTCCTGTACATCCACTCTCTGTACTTCCAGGACTGTTCCCAGGAGGAGTTCCTGCTTGTGGACGCTCCTCAGGGACTGGTGATCGTACTCACTCTCATACCAGTCAGCATCATTCCTGTTCTGGTTTATCTGGTGGTTTGGAAAAGTAAAGTCCAAAAGTGA
- the LOC137588388 gene encoding conoporin-Cn1-like — MSESAEALSANQSSRRNVTIEITNYARDFCLIDPKVYLESGNCHSPPQPTVRPLKTEVCNFSKGSGKSSGSVGVLTYDLFERGRHKAFERFVIMFSVPYDYNLYENWVAIGIFDVGKEVDKNLYEYMYYKKDACFKREKANGCGLIYQGNKVDIMCTMSPMGRAIMKLEVWDKTFS; from the exons ATGAGTGAATCGGCAGAAGCTTTGTCGGCTAACCAGTCCAGCCGGAGAAATGTCACCATAGAGATCACCAACTACGCCCGCGATTTCTGTCTAATCGACCCCAA agtGTACCTGGAAAGCGGAAACTGCCACAGTCCACCCCAACCGACGGTGCGCCCACTGAAAACCGAGGTGTGCAACTTCAGCAAGGGCTCCGGCAAATCTTCTGGTTCAGTGGGTGTGCTGACCTACGATCTTTTTGAGAGAGGTCGTCATAAAGCATTTGAGAGATTTGTCATTATGTTCTCTGTGCCCTATGATTACAATTTGTACGAGAACTGGGTGGCTATTGGAATCTTCGATGTGGGGAAAGAGGTTGACAAAAATTTGTACGAGTACATGTACTATAAAAAGGATGCGTGCTTCAAGCGAGAAAAGGCAAACGGTTGTGGTCTCATTTATCAGGGCAATAAGGTAGATATCATGTGCACCATGTCCCCCATGGGTAGGGCCATTATGAAGTTGGAGGTGTGGGACAAGACTTTCTCATAA
- the LOC137588387 gene encoding endonuclease domain-containing 1 protein-like, producing the protein MSHCFMTTVVILAFVGRWCLCEADVGNFSPCLQFFYKSWPPKGLAGTPICQRYNNQYRFATLYSRQRRSPWFSAYLYSVPSGKRPSTFWKYEPQLAYPGADGNMIPFPLGPLDRKVVESQAVELDYINSTYSRGHLNPSLHHQSHENRSASFTLTNAVPQKAGSNDGPWEIWEQLVNKTLEAYCLGDAYIVTGIIPYLKEEHWLKNHRVAVPEYIWSAYCCPRYNYSLPKEMEEAFPAYAAIGRNDPNSTEEIVPVSQTAKKMFRGYDVRQMSLDTLEMYLKDRFNTVISVFYEQCSGSH; encoded by the exons ATGTCACATTGCTTTATGACAACTGTGGTCATCCTGGCCTTCGTTGGACGTTGGTGCCTCTGTGAAGCTGATGTGGGGAATTTCAGCCCATGTCTGCAGTTCTTCTACAAGTCTTGGCCACCTAAAGGTTTAGCCGGGACTCCAATCTGCCAGCGATATAACAACCAGTACCGCTTTGCCACATTGTACAGCCGACAGCGTCGATCTCCGTGGTTCTCAGCCTATTTATACTCTGTACCATCGGGAAAGAGACCCTCAACATTCTGGAAGTATGAGCCACAG TTAGCCTACCCAGGAGCTGATGGCAACATGATTCCTTTCCCACTGGGTCCTCTGGACCGGAAGGTCGTGGAGAGCCAGGCAGTGGAGCTGGACTACATTAATTCAACCTATTCTCGTGGCCACTTGAACCCTAGTCTTCACCACCAGAGCCATGAGAATCGCTCTGCCTCTTTCACCCTCACCAATGCAGTTCCTCAAAAGGCAGGCTCAAATGATGGCCCCTGGGAAATCTGGGAGCAGCTTGTCAACAAAACCTTGGAAGCCTACTGTCTTGGAGATGCTTACATAGTGACTGGAATCATCCCTTACCTGAAAGAAGAACACTGGCTTAAGAATCACCGTGTGGCTGTGCCTGAATACATTTGGTCTGCCTACTGCTGTCCGAGGTACAACTACAGTCTCCCAAAGGAAATGGAGGAGGCATTTCCTGCTTACGCTGCAATTGGACGTAACGATCCTAACAGCACCGAGGAAATTGTACCTGTGAGTCAGACGGCAAAGAAAATGTTCAGGGGATATGATGTGAGACAAATGTCACTGGACACGCTTGAAATGTATCTGAAAGACAGATTCAATACCGTCATCAGTGTTTTTTATGAGCAGTGCTCTGGATCACATTGA
- the LOC137588687 gene encoding uncharacterized protein isoform X2 produces the protein MILYLLFPGLILGVVESLIANVTLEELSQAERNRTISTTKPENLSISLFKDENEVLMSQIEEELQNKTSAVITEDDERFQNKVIHFSARRCHQDLLKEFSHSICGAAFHTEMLSISSDKWCVLENIIGTVPRRSSCLWTLLRDW, from the exons ATGATCCTGTACCTGCTCTTCCCTGGTCTTATCCTCG GCGTTGTGGAATCTTTGATAGCCAATGTGACACTGGAAGAGTTGAGCCAAGCTGAGAGGAACCGAACAATCA GTACAACTAAACCAGAAAACTTGAGTATCAGCCTGTTCAAAGATGAGAACGAGGTGCTGATGAGTCAAATTGAGGAAGAATTACAAAACAAGACGTCTGCTGTTATCACTGAAGATGATG AACGTTTTCAGAACAAGGTAATACATTTCTCAGCCAGGCGCTGTCATCAGGACTTGCTGAAGGAGTTCAGTCACAGCATCTGTGGAGCAGCTTTCCACACAGAAATGCTTTCAATCAGCAGCGACAAATGGTGTGTCCTGGAAAATATAATCGG GACTGTTCCCAGGAGGAGTTCCTGCTTGTGGACGCTCCTCAGGGACTGGTGA
- the LOC137588664 gene encoding CD209 antigen-like protein B isoform X2, with protein sequence MRGRWWRFWTDSPTSGSVTSVKQEQEKYCLGTRKSASRLRICPVICLSALSLLLLVTCVALSVLYNYQTNQKRPEWKSFLFDFQNISNSYLVLSEANSELRRENYLLKERHALLEEQIELLNRTSITLISVNHTLSLERVMLMEQIGNLTSTNSQLTQEHRHLVHYTSKQEEEKQNMSKTIKDMVNNNAQREEEEQRLIEVNGLLGDELFQVKEQSQELLQTNNRFQEEINNLNQQVNALLSKECEDVSKHSTEIQERVISLQEQNQDLRKIMMKERQEAEEREEKRRNEINDMVADMHSVKDAYRSLDLYCPVVDQETRERHCKTCQDGWRLFEKKCYYFSSDMLTWNSSRAWCQTQGGDLVVINSELEHSFLFKTTHTLDESSTRLWIGMTDAKAEGEWLWVDGSSVASDVQFWLTRPGEEAEPDDWKLNNSVGEDCGHIDTSEALLMSWMDGACTISYRWICEKTF encoded by the exons ATGCGGGGCAGATGGTGGCGCTTTTGGACTGACAGTCCAACATCAGGCTCAGTGACTTCAGTCAAGCAGGAACAGGAAAAAT ATTGCCTGGGTACCAGAAAAAGTGCGAGCCGTCTCCGGATCTGTCCAGTGATTTGCCTTTCTGCACTCTCCTTGTTGCTGCTTGTGACCTGTGTGGCACTTTCTGTGTTGT atAACTATCAGACAAACCAGAAAAGGCCAGAATGGAAAAGCTTCTTGTTTGACTTTCAGAATATCAGTAACAGTTACCTCGTTCTTAGCGAAGCAAACAGTGAACTGAGAAGAGAAAATTACTTATTGAAGGAGCGTCACGCCTTGCTGGAGGAGCAGATTGAACTCCTTAACAGGACTTCAATCACACTGATATCTGTTAATCACACTTTGAGTTTGGAAAGGGTCATGTTAATGGAGCAAATTGGGAATCTAACCTCCACAAACTCACAACTCACACAAGAACACAGGCATCTGGTCCATTACACATccaagcaggaggaggagaagcagaacaTGTCTAAAACTATTAAGGACATGGTCAACAATAATGctcagagggaggaagaggaacaacGACTTATTGAGGTGAATGGTCTCCTAGGGGATGAGTTGTTTCAAGTGAAGGAACAAAGTCAAGAACTTTTACAAACCAACAACAGGTTTCAAGAAGAAATTAACAATTTGAACCAGCAAGTCAATGCTCTGTTGAGCAAGGAGTGTGAGGATGTGTCCAAACACAGCACGGAAATCCAGGAGAGAGTAATATCGCTTCAAGAGCAAAACCAGGACCTgagaaaaataatgatgaaagaGAGGCAGGAAGCTGAAGAGcgagaagaaaagaggagaaacgaGATCAACGACATGGTAGCAGACATGCATTCAGTGAAGGATGCCTACCGCTCATTAGACCTTTACTGCCCTGTAGTTGACCAGGAGACTAGAG AACGACACTGCAAAACCTGTCAGGACGGCTGGAGACTGTTTGAGAAAAAGTGTTACTACTTCTCGTCTGACATGCTCACTTGGAACTCCAGCAGGGCCTGGTGCCAGACGCAGGGCGGCGACCTGGTTGTGATCAACAGTGAACTAGAGCAT agctttctttttaaaaccacTCACACTCTGGATGAGAGCAGCACCAGGCTATGGATCGGTATGACAGACGCAAAAGCGGAGGGTGAATGGCTCTGGGTGGATGGCAGCTCAGTTGCGTCCGATGTGCA GTTCTGGTTGACCAGACCAGGAGAAGAGGCTGAGCCTGATGACTGGAAGCTGAACAATTCCGTCGGAGAAGACTGTGGGCACATCGACACCAGTGAAGCATTACTCATGTCCTGGATGGATGGTGCCTGCACAATATCTTATAGGTGGATCTGTGAGAAGACGTTTTAA
- the ccr10 gene encoding C-C chemokine receptor type 10, whose protein sequence is MLNTSNCTAAMEDFSYYDYSDYPHLNLSNSTEPTDYDSDWCEAGEEEFTIKTFQTCVFGLIFLLGVFGNCLVIATFAVYRRCQLRSMTDIFLFHLALADLLLLLTLPLQVVDTHLGWILPIPLCKVMRTCYAINTYSGLLLLACISVDRYLVVAQAQEMLRLRSRIFLGGTVAAAGVWLIAVLLSLPEILFSNVSGSGSDAYCGMMGSGSAKMAANGAIIAVFCLSLFVMVTCYSMIARMLQEGQVNRKGKEWRRQRTLKLIVALVLVFMVFQLPYTVVLLRKMAGQFCGLLLEYITCTLAYTRCCINPILYALVGVRFRNDVLRLIHDSSCPCGRQLVPQTVSSMSPSSPAISVLLSPTSPNAAASVMR, encoded by the exons ATGCTTAACACTTCAAACTGCACAGCAG CAATGGAAGATTTCAGCTACTACGACTACTCAGACTACCCTCATTTGAATTTGAGTAACAGCACAGAGCCCACCGATTATGATTCTGACTGGTGTGAGGCCGGTGAGGAAGAGTTCACCATCAAAACCTTCCAGACTTGTGTTTTCGGCCTGATCTTCCTGCTGGGTGTGTTCGGAAACTGCCTGGTGATTGCCACCTTTGCCGTTTACCGCCGCTGCCAGCTTCGCTCCATGACAGACATCTTCCTGTTCCACCTGGCACTGGCTGACCTACTCCTGCTCCTCACGCTCCCATTGCAGGTTGTCGACACTCACCTCGGTTGGATCCTACCCATTCCCCTCTGTAAGGTCATGCGCACATGCTATGCTATCAACACGTACAGTGGACTTCTGTTACTGGCCTGTATCAGCGTTGACCGCTACCTGGTTGTGGCACAAGCCCAAGAAATGCTCAGGCTGCGCAGTCGGATATTTCTAGGTGGGACAGTAGCTGCTGCAGGAGTGTGGCTCATCGCGGtgctcctcagcctccctgaaATCCTCTTTTCTAATGTGTCGGGGTCAGGAAGTGATGCATACTGTGGCATGATGGGTAGTGGAAGTGCCAAAATGGCTGCCAATGGAGCCATCATTGCTGTTTTCTGCCTATCCCTGTTTGTTATGGTGACATGCTACTCTATGATTGCTAGAATGCTGCAGGAAGGGCAAGTAAATCGTAAAGGTAAAGAGTGGCGTCGTCAGCGTACCTTGAAACTGATTGTGGCTTTGGTGCTGGTTTTCATGGTATTCCAGCTGCCGTACACTGTGGTGCTGTTACGTAAAATGGCAGGGCAGTTCTGTGGTCTTCTCCTGGAGTACATAACCTGTACTTTGGCATATACCCGCTGTTGCATCAATCCCATCCTGTATGCCCTGGTAGGTGTACGCTTCCGAAACGATGTGCTGAGGCTCATCCATGACTCAAGTTGCCCATGTGGGCGTCAGCTGGTGCCACAGACAGTCAGCTCCATGTCTCCCTCTTCACCTGCTATCTCAGTGCTCTTAAGTCCAACATCCCCAAATGCAGCAGCCTCAGTAATGAGATAA
- the LOC137588664 gene encoding asialoglycoprotein receptor 1-like isoform X3, protein MIDSNNYQTNQKRPEWKSFLFDFQNISNSYLVLSEANSELRRENYLLKERHALLEEQIELLNRTSITLISVNHTLSLERVMLMEQIGNLTSTNSQLTQEHRHLVHYTSKQEEEKQNMSKTIKDMVNNNAQREEEEQRLIEVNGLLGDELFQVKEQSQELLQTNNRFQEEINNLNQQVNALLSKECEDVSKHSTEIQERVISLQEQNQDLRKIMMKERQEAEEREEKRRNEINDMVADMHSVKDAYRSLDLYCPVVDQETRERHCKTCQDGWRLFEKKCYYFSSDMLTWNSSRAWCQTQGGDLVVINSELEHSFLFKTTHTLDESSTRLWIGMTDAKAEGEWLWVDGSSVASDVQFWLTRPGEEAEPDDWKLNNSVGEDCGHIDTSEALLMSWMDGACTISYRWICEKTF, encoded by the exons ATGATTGATTCAA atAACTATCAGACAAACCAGAAAAGGCCAGAATGGAAAAGCTTCTTGTTTGACTTTCAGAATATCAGTAACAGTTACCTCGTTCTTAGCGAAGCAAACAGTGAACTGAGAAGAGAAAATTACTTATTGAAGGAGCGTCACGCCTTGCTGGAGGAGCAGATTGAACTCCTTAACAGGACTTCAATCACACTGATATCTGTTAATCACACTTTGAGTTTGGAAAGGGTCATGTTAATGGAGCAAATTGGGAATCTAACCTCCACAAACTCACAACTCACACAAGAACACAGGCATCTGGTCCATTACACATccaagcaggaggaggagaagcagaacaTGTCTAAAACTATTAAGGACATGGTCAACAATAATGctcagagggaggaagaggaacaacGACTTATTGAGGTGAATGGTCTCCTAGGGGATGAGTTGTTTCAAGTGAAGGAACAAAGTCAAGAACTTTTACAAACCAACAACAGGTTTCAAGAAGAAATTAACAATTTGAACCAGCAAGTCAATGCTCTGTTGAGCAAGGAGTGTGAGGATGTGTCCAAACACAGCACGGAAATCCAGGAGAGAGTAATATCGCTTCAAGAGCAAAACCAGGACCTgagaaaaataatgatgaaagaGAGGCAGGAAGCTGAAGAGcgagaagaaaagaggagaaacgaGATCAACGACATGGTAGCAGACATGCATTCAGTGAAGGATGCCTACCGCTCATTAGACCTTTACTGCCCTGTAGTTGACCAGGAGACTAGAG AACGACACTGCAAAACCTGTCAGGACGGCTGGAGACTGTTTGAGAAAAAGTGTTACTACTTCTCGTCTGACATGCTCACTTGGAACTCCAGCAGGGCCTGGTGCCAGACGCAGGGCGGCGACCTGGTTGTGATCAACAGTGAACTAGAGCAT agctttctttttaaaaccacTCACACTCTGGATGAGAGCAGCACCAGGCTATGGATCGGTATGACAGACGCAAAAGCGGAGGGTGAATGGCTCTGGGTGGATGGCAGCTCAGTTGCGTCCGATGTGCA GTTCTGGTTGACCAGACCAGGAGAAGAGGCTGAGCCTGATGACTGGAAGCTGAACAATTCCGTCGGAGAAGACTGTGGGCACATCGACACCAGTGAAGCATTACTCATGTCCTGGATGGATGGTGCCTGCACAATATCTTATAGGTGGATCTGTGAGAAGACGTTTTAA